The following are from one region of the Camelus dromedarius isolate mCamDro1 chromosome 16, mCamDro1.pat, whole genome shotgun sequence genome:
- the LOC135323214 gene encoding collagen alpha-2(I) chain, producing the protein MSRAAGRGALPGLRGGELASEAPGRCVGPSRSGRGVRRPWGKRCGAGTSRSRGARRRERSLVREARCVGAERLQDCRRPWGRRQAEGTAQASGVNEAAGTPGTAGSVEAARDSGAVWVNGAVGEPQVVGPAGCVWATGTGEEETVYRSPRGCERKGRPGSMGHESILELWLKVQAMRAASGCGEGSRVELHPMPAGGGPVERGVPGQASWVETSRGGLTGPWVKGQARAFPRATGVSIARSQEAGYERVSGLCGQGWAVTVPGTMEANSGIAPHLLGRGQVAGVPGAVEGIGCGVAPGSWGKGATRGVPGTMGWPEVVEVPRAVEGELGCGGAPGLWEREQSVQVPAALAQEAVCGDTTGLRAREQASAVPDARGVLRAMEEEATSVGAPVVWQMRPAVEETGPGSLPSPWGTRQPVGVPCAIGERMRCGGDPGFRERGQAVWVETGSGGDSGSWEAVQTAEVSGPEEQEAGAGDAPGLWGTGRPVGVAGALGKETGCGSVPGLWGTEQPMGVAQAVVVPGAMGGQTGYGGLPGPWGRRQALGVPLAEAVPRVIREETCGGNILSLWERRQAMGEQEALVPAALGGTGSVAQETSYGDALCLCRKRQAVVLSETGGRSEAAGVPKHRCAPAGVPTAVGVPGSGRVPVRVPAAGWVPGSGCQGNSSRDDLSLWGRVHTARRAMASGIPMAPEELWSVGEDAGSEAFPGSWGRRPAIGVPVTDRVPVAPEVPGLGGEEMGSGAVPGSWGRRHNTRVPVAAEVPAAPRVPDPLGTETGSGGFSHLPGRRATPGVPVTAGVSAAAGLPVALRAPRPVREAAGSGDVSGLWRERETVWGPADAEGPTRMGVPATLRVPGPVGEKLGPGGISDLAGGRQTTGAPVATGLRTTAGVPRPVGEEVPSGALLGLLGRRQAAEVPVTAGVLMAARVPTAAGVPGPLVGHISSRDGSGTWGRRQGTEVPMAAGASGPVDGNTGSEGVAGLWRRRPNGAVPEAVRVPLSGGVLAAGGVPTAERGPAAVWVTGCAEETNAAVSGCAVARRQSTEGPGALVGESGGRIFLGLAGRSQAVGVSYTCGRGTRLWSCRRSVGEEPDPENVPGVSGTSTAVGLNESEDVPPDSRGETGIGHFGQHAQQSGRRQTGEGSGVRVRGDNLGENYEGEDRLTGVFQ; encoded by the coding sequence ATGAGCAGGGCGGCTGGCCGCGGGGCCTTGCCCGGGCTGCGCGGGGGCGAGCTAGCGTCAGAGGCGCCCGGCCGCTGCGTGGGGCCCAGCAGGTCCGGGCGAGGAGTCCGGCGGCCGTGGGGGAAGAGATGCGGTGCAGGGACGTCCCGAAGCCGTGGAGCGAGGCGCCGGGAGAGGTCCTTGGTGCGGGAGGCGCGCTGTGTGGGCGCAGAAAGGCTGCAGGACTGTAGGCGGCCGTGGGGGAGAAGACAAGCGGAAGGGACAGCCCAGGCCTCCGGGGTGAATGAGGCTGCGGGGACACCTGGCACTGCAGGCTCTGTGGAGGCCGCAAGGGACTCTGGGGCTGTGTGGGTGAACGGGGCTGTGGGGGAACCCCAGGTGGTGGGGCCTGCCGGCTGTGTGTGGGCGACTggcactggggaggaggagacGGTTTATAGGAGCCCCCGGGGCTGCGAGAGAAAAGGTCGCCCGGGGTCTATGGGGCATGAGAGCATTCTGGAACTGTGGTTGAAGGTGCAGGCTATGAGGGCAGCTTCAGGTTGTGGAGAAGGAAGCAGAGTCGAGCTCCATCCTATGCCTGCAGGAGGGGGCCCCGTTGAAAGGGGGGTCCCTGGCCAGGCTTCGTGGGTAGAAACCAGCCGTGGTGGTCTTACCGGACCGTGGGTGAAAGGACAGGCTAGGGCATTCCCCCGGGCCACAGGAGTGTCAATAGCTCGTTCCCAAGAGGCAGGCTATGAGAGGGTCTCTGGCCTGTGCGGGCAGGGTTGGGCTGTGACCGTGCCTGGGACTATGGAGGCAAATTCTGGGATTGCCCCACACCTGCTAGGGAGAGGACAGGTTGCTGGGGTGCCTGGAGCTGTGGAAGGGATAGGCTGTGGGGTTGCCCCAGGCTCTTGGGGAAAAGGAGCAACTAGGGGAGTGCCTGGGACCATGGGGTGGCCCGAGGTTGTGGAGGTACCCAGAGCTGTGGAGGGAGAGCTGGGCTGTGGTGGTGCCCCAGGTCTCTGGGAGAGAGAGCAGTCAGTGCAGGTGCCTGCGGCACTGGCACAGGAGGCAGTCTGTGGGGATACCACAGGCTTACGGGCGAGGGAGCAGGCCTCAGCAGTGCCTGATGCTAGAGGGGTACTCAGAGCTATGGAGGAGGAAGCTACCTCTGTGGGTGCCCCAGTCGTGTGGCAGATGAGACCAGCTGTAGAGGAGACAGGCCCTGGGAGTCTCCCTAGCCCGTGGGGCACCAGACAGCCTGTTGGGGTACCTTGTGCTATTGGAGAAAGAATGAGATGTGGGGGTGACCCGGGATTCAGGGAAAGGGGACAGGCAGTGTGGGTAGAGACAGGCTCTGGAGGTGACTCGGGGTCATGGGAAGCCGTACAGACTGCAGAGGTATCTGGTCCTGAAGAGCAGGAGGCAGGTGCTGGGGACGCCCCAGGCCTGTGGGGGACAGGACGACCTGTGGGGGTAgctggggctttggggaaggagaCAGGCTGTGGGAGTGTCCCGGGTCTGTGGGGGACAGAACAGCCCATGGGAGTGGCCCAGGCTGTGGTGGTTCCAGGAGCCATGGGAGGACAGACAGGCTATGGTGGTCTCCCAGGCCCGTGGGGCAGGCGGCAGGCTCTGGGGGTGCCTCTGGCTGAGGCGGTGCCGAGGGTTATCCGAGAGGAGACATGCGGTGGAAACATCTTAAGTCTGTGGGAAAGGAGGCAGGCAATGGGGGAGCAAGAGGCTCTGGTGCCTGCAGCTTTAGGAGGAACTGGATCTGTGGCTCAAGAGACTAGCTATGGGGATGCTTTGTGTCTGTGTAGAAAGAGACAGGCTGTGGTGTTGTCAGAGACAGGGGGGAGGTCAGAGGCAGCAGGTGTGCCCAAACACAGGTGTGCCCCAGCAGGGGTGCCCACGGCTGTGGGTGTGCCGGGGTCTGGAAGAGTACCTGTCCGGGTGCCTGCTGCTGGGTGGGTGCCTGGCTCCGGGTGTCAGGGGAACAGCTCCAGGGATGACTTGAGCCTGTGGGGAAGGGTTCATACTGCCAGGAGAGCCATGGCTTCAGGGATTCCCATGGCTCCCGAGGAGCTATGGTCTGTAGGGGAGGATGCTGGTTCTGAGGCCTTCCCAGGATCATGGGGAAGGAGACCGGCTATTGGAGTTCCTGTGACTGACAGGGTTCCTGTGGCCCCTGAGGTTccggggctggggggagaggagaTGGGCTCTGGGGCTGTCCCAGGGTCTTGGGGAAGGAGACACAATACCAGGGTTCCTGTGGCTGCTGAGGTGCCCGCCGCTCCTAGGGTGCCGGATCCGCTGGGGACAGAGACTGGCTCTGGGGGTTTCTCACACTTGCCGGGAAGGAGAGCAACTCCAGGGGTACCTGTGACAGCAGGAGTgtctgcagctgctgggctgccTGTGGCTCTCAGGGCACCTAGGCCTGTGCGAGAGGCGGCTGGTTCTGGAGATGTCTCAGGcttgtggagggagagagagacagtgtgggGACCTGCAGATGCCGAGGGTCCCACCAGGATGGGGGTGCCTGCCACTCTCAGGGTGCCTGGGCCCGTGGGGGAAAAGCTGGGCCCTGGAGGCATCTCAGACTTGGCAGGAGGGAGACAGACCACAGGAGCACCCGTGGCCACGGGGCTGCGCACAACTGCAGGGGTGCCCAGGCCTGTGGGGGAAGAGGTGCCCTCTGGGGCTCTCTTGGGCTTATTGGGAAGAAGGCAGGCTGCTGAGGTGCCGGTGACTGCTGGTGTTCTCATGGCTGCGAGGGTCCCCACAGCTGCTGGGGTCCCCGGGCCGCTGGTGGGCCATATTAGCTCTAGGGATGGCTCAGGTACGTGGGGAAGGAGACAGGGGACTGAGGTGCCCATGGCTGCTGGGGCTTCAGGACCTGTGGACGGGAACACTGGCTCTGAAGGTGTCGCAGGTCTGTGGAGAAGGAGACCTAATGGAGCTGTCCCCGAGGCTGTGAGGGTCCCTCTGTCTGGGGGGGTGCTTGCAGCTGGAGGGGTTCCCACGGCGGAGCGTGGGCCTGCCGCAGTGTGGGTGACTGGGTGCGCAGAAGAAACGAATGCGGCTGTCTCAGGCTGCGCCGTGGCGAGGAGACAGTCCACAGAGGGCCCTGGGGCTTTAGTCGGGGAGTCGGGAGGTAGAATTTTCCTGGGCCtggcagggaggagccaggcagTCGGGGTGTCTTACACTTGTGGGCGCGGGACCAGGTTATGGAGCTGTCGAAGGTCTGTGGGGGAAGAACCAGACCCTGAGAATGTGCCAGGAGTGTCCGGGACAAGCACGGCTGTGGGATTGAATGAATCTGAGGATGTGCCCCCGGATTCAAGGGGGGAAACAGGCATTGGCCATTTCGGACAGCATGCACAGCAGAGTGGGAGGAGACAGACTGGGGAAGGGTCTGGAGTCAGAGTGAGGGGGGACAATTTGGGAGAAAATTATGAGGGGGAGGACAGATTGACAGGGGTGTTCCAGTAG